In the genome of Phlebotomus papatasi isolate M1 chromosome 2, Ppap_2.1, whole genome shotgun sequence, one region contains:
- the LOC129801262 gene encoding peroxisome biogenesis factor 2 has translation MNSKYLLRVNQLDAVQLDDGIQKVFTDSLSKILDASPKILTKYHPELELLLRSLLWRYSVYRERASFGQQMLFLRYSDDQLKSWRLVLHFLFAVAPKYLGDKVTYQYTNSEMLQKSLSYCQNALNILFLLNTMHFLKTGRSPSLADFVLGLEYCDAAGKNQRNIGYFHMTRELLWAGFIEFIGNILPFINYHKLKRRLHGILGERASVHHEKTKLTEKTLCAFCNERPTLPHSISFCGHIYCFYCLRGNLDADPEFKCIICGESGKEFEKVSGFH, from the exons ATGAATTCCAAATATTTGCTACGGGTAAATCAG TTGGATGCTGTTCAGCTAGATGATGGCATACAGAAAGTCTTCACTGACAGTTTATCCAAAATCCTGGATGCCTCTCCTAAGATTCTCACAAAATATCATCCTGAGCTTGAGCTCCTACTTCGATCCCTGCTCTGGCGATATTCAGTTTACAGGGAACGAGCGTCTTTTGGCCAACAAATGCTTTTCCTCCGATACAGTGATGACCAGCTGAAAAGCTGGAGACTTGTTCTGCACTTCCTTTTTGCTGTGGCACCAAAGTATCTCGGGGACAAGGTCACCTATCAGTATACAAATAGCGAAATGCTGCAGAAATCCCTGTCATATTGTCAAAATGCCCTGAACATTCTCTTTCTGCTCAACACGATGCATTTCCTCAAGACTGGCAGGAGTCCTTCATTGGCAGATTTTGTTCTGGGCCTGGAATATTGTGATGCTGCAGGAAAAAATCAGAGGAATATTGGGTATTTTCACATGACAAGGGAACTTCTGTGGGCTGGATTTATTGAGTTCATTGGAAATATTCTGCCATTCATCAACTATCACAAGCTCAAGAGACGCCTCCATGGGATTCTCGGGGAAAGGGCTTCAGTTCATCATGAAAAGACAAAATTAACAGAGAAGACTCTTTGTGCCTTTTGCAATGAACGTCCAACTCTTCCTCATTCAATCTCCTTCTGTGGTCACATTTACTGCTTCTACTGTTTGAGAGGCAATCTTGATGCTGATCCTGAATTCAAATGTATTATTTGTGGGGAAAGTGGAAAAGAATTTGAGAAAGTGAGTGGTTTCCATTAG